Genomic window (Terriglobales bacterium):
CCGAGCGCAGCGAGAAAGACATCTATCTCTACGATTTCCAGGTCCGCATCCTCGCGCGTGCCTATTTCCTGCGCAACGGCATGACCATGGCCGTCCACACCCGCATGCTGGGCAAGGCGCTGCTCGAACTCGACGAGCCTTCTCAACTCGAGCCCGTCCTCAACGCCGCGCTGGTGCAGCGTTTCCGCGAAGCCGAGCAGAACCCCAACGACCCCATGAGCTACATCGTCTTCGTGCTCGACGGCCTCGCCCGCCAGAAGCTCGAGCCCTACTCCATCTCCGAGACCCACCGCTTCGAGCGCGTCGAGGTAGATCCCATCCAGTCGTTCCTCATCATGCTCGAGTTTTTCACCCGTCCGCCGTCGCCTGCCGCGGCCTCCGGCCTCGGCTGGCTGCCTTCGCTGGTGCCCGCCGCGCACGCGGCCAGTTGCGACTGGATCAAGGGAGACGACGGAAAGGGCTACTGGGGACGCGGCCTCGACCTGGTCAGCGAAATCGGCTCGACCGTGCGCTGGGTCGGCAAGGAAGCCGTCTCTATCTTCGGCCATGTGACGGGTGTCTTTGGGGCCATCGGCGATCTGCTCATCCTCTATGGCATGAACATTCAGCTCGTCCCCGACCCAGAGGTCATCCACCTGATGCACGCCGGCAACGAGGAGGGCGCCATCCGAGCCCTGGTGACGTTCGACTCCCAAGGCGTGCCACAGACCATCCTGGAATGTGGCTGGATCCTCGGCAAGCAGATGCCCGTGGACGGCCCTCTCAAGGACGTCGAACTTAAGTGGGATTTCTATCCCAACCTGCAGGGCGAACTGACCATGCATCCACGCATGTGGGCGGGAGGAGATCGCAGCAAGATGCTCCTGACCGGAACCGGCGGCGGCTTGCGCACCACTACCGATAAAGACGGCAAGTCGACATTCTTCATCCAGCCGAGCCCATGTCCCGACAAGGAGGGATCTCGCCCGCGGAAACCCTGGGTGGCCAAGGTCACCGCTCGCTTTGTCACCAAGAGCATTCCCTCGCCCACCGCTTGGGGACCGGGGCTTATCCTCAAGCTCGGCCCGGGCGCGCTCGAATACCTCATGAACGGACGCACGGCGCGCACCAGATTCAAGGCCGAGTGGCACAAGAAGAAACCCGACGAACCGCAATACTGAGCAGGCGGTCCACTCGCGGGGGACGAGTTGAAGTCGCCGGTGAAATGCGCATTGGCCGTGACCGCGGCGATTCTCGCCGCCGCCGTCGGCTGGCTGGGCTGGCAGGCGCGCGGTCTTCCCGCCACCGCCGACATCCGCGCGCGCCTCTTCGAGCGGCCGCCTGCGGGGCAGCGAACTTGGCTGCCGCTCTGGGCCATTTCTCCCCGATTGCAGACCGCAGTCGTGCTGTGGGAAGACCCCGCGTTCTTCCATCACTCCGGACTTAGCTATCGCGAGATCGTCCGCGCCGCTCTGATCGACCTCCGCTCCGCCAGCTACCAGCGGGGCGCCAGCACCATCACCCAGCAAGTGGCCAGGAATCTCTTTCTCAGCTCCGAAAAGACCCTCAGTCGCAAGCTCCGCGAAGCCATCCTCGCCCGCCGCATTGAGCGGGCATTGTCGAAAGAGGATATCCTCACCGTCTACCTGAACATCGCCCAATGGGGCGAGGACATCGTCGGCGCGGAAGCGGCGTCCCGCCGCTACTTCAGCAAGCCAGCTTCCGACCTCACCTGGGCGGAAGCGGCGCTGCTGGCCGGCATCCTCCCTAACCCCCGCCAATGGAATCCCTGCGCGAACCCGGAGCAGGCGCTCCGCCAGCGCCACACCGTCCTCACCAAGTTGTTGGCGAGCGGAGACCTCACTCCGCAGGAATTCAGGATTGCTGACGCGGCGCCGCTGTCGGCGGCCTGCAGTTCATCAGGCAACCCGCGTCGCTAACGATCTTGGGCGGCGCGAAGGTCAGGCGAATTTTCACACCCATGTCCGCCCTTCGTGAAGGCCGGATTCGAAATCAGCCTTGGGAGAAGACAGGCCATTTTGGCGGCGATCCGGCCTCAGCCCGGATCCTCAGCAGTCCGCTTTCGGCCGGAAAGCTGCGAAAGTCCCGCCAATTCGCGAGTCTTGGACGCAGGGTTGGGGAGAGAATCGAAACTGCAGACTCGCTGGCGGAGGACCGAGTCTCGAGCGAACCCTTCTCCGCTGTTGAACCAATCAGCTTCTCGCAGGCGAGTTCTTATGCCCTAATAGGAGACACCCAGCATGGGGCACATTGCCAACGCGATGTTGAACATTGGTGCGCCAGACGACTCCAGAGGCATCCGTTGGGGCACACCGCGCGCCCGGTGGGTGATTGGGGCAACAGTGGGTGCGTCCGGCCTGGCAATGCTCGACGCCACAGCGGTCAACGTCGCGCTCCCCGCGATCGGCAGCGGCCTGGGCACTGGAGTCGCCGGCCTGCAATGGACGGTCAATGCGTACACGCTCTCCCTGGCTTCGATGATTCTGCTTGCCGGCTCTTTGGGCGACCGGTACGGCCGGAGGCGCATCTTTCAGATCGGCGTGGGCTGGTTTGCTCTGGCGTCGCTGCTGTGCGCTGCTGCCCCAACGACGGGCACTCTGATTGCCGCACGAGCTCTGCAAGGCGTTGGCGGCGCGCTACTGACGCCGGGCAGCCTCGCCATTCTTCAGACGTCGTTCGCGCCCGGAGACCGCGGCCGCGCCATCGGGGCGTGGTCGGGCCTAGGCGGAATAGCTGCGGCCGTCGGTCCCCTCTTGGGCGGCTGGCTGGTCGGTGTGGCTTCCTGGCGTGCGATTTTCTGGACTAACCTGCCGGTTGCCGCCTTGGTGCTATGGATCACTAAGCGCCACGTCCCGGAGAGCCGCGCCGGAGAATCGCACGCGGAGCACACCCGCTTCGACTTGGTCGGTGCCGCACTGGGTGCCCTCGGACTGGGTGCGTTCACATGGGCTTTGATAGCTGCCGGCGACAGGGGCGCTTCGCCGGTCGTCATCGCCGCGGGCGGGGTGGGAGTGCTGGCGTTGGTTGCGTTCCTCTTGGTAGAACGTAGTGCACGAACGCCCTTGGTTCCGCTTGACCTCTTTGCCTCGCGACAATTCGCGGGCGTTAACTTGGTCACCTTCGTCATCTACGGCGGCATGGCCGGGCTCTTCTTTCTGCTCGTGGTTTACTTACAAAAGGTCGCCGGGTACCCCCCGCTGCGGGCTGGGACGGCGCTGACTCCTGTCACGCTGTTGATGCTCCTTTTGTCCTCGCGTGCCGGCGAACTCGCTGAGCGGATCGGTCCCCGTCGGCCAATGACCATTGGGCCTCTGGTGATGGCTGCGGGAATGTTGTTGCTCGCCCACATTGGGCAAGAACCTTCCTACACCACCGACGTGCTACCCGGTACTGTTCTCTTCGGGCTGGGTTTGTCCGCAACGGTTGCACCACTTACGGCGACGGCGCTGGCGTCCGCCGGTGCGGAACGCTCTGGAGTTGCATCCGGTGTGAATAACGCCGTAGCCCGAACTGCCGCCCTGCTCGCGGTTGCAGTTTTGCCCGTCGTCGCAGGGTTAACCGGCGATGCCTTCAGCCATGCCGATCGGTTCGCCGTCGGCTTTCGTGTCGCGATGCGCATCTCGGCCGCCTTGGTGTCCGCAGGAGGCGTGCTGGCGTGGTTGACCATTCGCGACGAGGGGGCTCCCGGCAAGTCTGCGTGTGACCGGGAAAGAGTGGCTTGCCGAACATTCTGCGCAGTCGATGGCCCTCCAATTGAGCCCCGCGCCGATCTTCTGGTAGGCAGACGGCATCCAGCCGGGCCGGTCCGCTCGCCCGGAACGCCTAGAGAGCACGAATGATGCGCAGGCATTGGGTCACACGAACACAGCAGCCAGGACCAGGAAGCCGCACGACTCGAGATAGCTCCCGGAGTGCCCATGAACAATCCGGTCGGCGCCTATGCTGCTGCTTACCTTGGGGCGGCAGAAATTTGGAGGAGACTACTGCCGCCTCATCAGCACCTTTTCCCGCATACTCCCGTCATCCCCTCGGACCGGACGATCTCCTTCTCGAC
Coding sequences:
- a CDS encoding biosynthetic peptidoglycan transglycosylase, which translates into the protein MKCALAVTAAILAAAVGWLGWQARGLPATADIRARLFERPPAGQRTWLPLWAISPRLQTAVVLWEDPAFFHHSGLSYREIVRAALIDLRSASYQRGASTITQQVARNLFLSSEKTLSRKLREAILARRIERALSKEDILTVYLNIAQWGEDIVGAEAASRRYFSKPASDLTWAEAALLAGILPNPRQWNPCANPEQALRQRHTVLTKLLASGDLTPQEFRIADAAPLSAACSSSGNPRR
- a CDS encoding MFS transporter yields the protein MGHIANAMLNIGAPDDSRGIRWGTPRARWVIGATVGASGLAMLDATAVNVALPAIGSGLGTGVAGLQWTVNAYTLSLASMILLAGSLGDRYGRRRIFQIGVGWFALASLLCAAAPTTGTLIAARALQGVGGALLTPGSLAILQTSFAPGDRGRAIGAWSGLGGIAAAVGPLLGGWLVGVASWRAIFWTNLPVAALVLWITKRHVPESRAGESHAEHTRFDLVGAALGALGLGAFTWALIAAGDRGASPVVIAAGGVGVLALVAFLLVERSARTPLVPLDLFASRQFAGVNLVTFVIYGGMAGLFFLLVVYLQKVAGYPPLRAGTALTPVTLLMLLLSSRAGELAERIGPRRPMTIGPLVMAAGMLLLAHIGQEPSYTTDVLPGTVLFGLGLSATVAPLTATALASAGAERSGVASGVNNAVARTAALLAVAVLPVVAGLTGDAFSHADRFAVGFRVAMRISAALVSAGGVLAWLTIRDEGAPGKSACDRERVACRTFCAVDGPPIEPRADLLVGRRHPAGPVRSPGTPREHE